A section of the Streptomyces sp. V3I8 genome encodes:
- a CDS encoding GntR family transcriptional regulator has protein sequence MTAPVVHSLREQIREHIVEGIVSGRWKPGERIVERRIATELEVSQTPVREALRELESLRLIESAPNKGVRVRNLTAADLEESYPVRAGLEAIAAELAAERLAADCSALEPHVLALYEADRRADGTGQVRHTVAFHRELVRAAGNSVLLHTWEGLGIEVFTALSIRWLGTVQQSYAEEHEALVEAFRRRDPLIAELVKAHVLGCAPRTGSEPTP, from the coding sequence ATGACCGCGCCCGTCGTCCACTCGCTCCGCGAGCAGATCCGCGAGCACATCGTGGAGGGGATCGTCAGCGGCCGCTGGAAACCGGGCGAGCGGATCGTGGAGCGCCGGATCGCCACCGAGCTGGAGGTCAGCCAGACCCCCGTACGGGAGGCCCTGCGGGAGCTGGAGTCTCTGCGGCTGATCGAGTCGGCCCCGAACAAGGGCGTCCGCGTACGGAACCTGACCGCGGCCGACCTGGAGGAGAGCTACCCCGTCCGGGCCGGTCTGGAGGCCATCGCGGCCGAGCTGGCCGCGGAGCGCCTGGCGGCCGACTGCTCGGCCCTGGAGCCGCACGTCCTCGCCCTGTACGAGGCCGACCGCCGGGCGGACGGCACGGGCCAGGTCCGCCACACGGTGGCCTTCCACCGCGAACTCGTACGCGCCGCGGGCAACAGCGTGCTGCTGCACACCTGGGAGGGCCTGGGCATCGAGGTCTTCACGGCCCTGTCGATCCGCTGGCTGGGCACGGTCCAGCAGTCGTACGCGGAGGAGCACGAGGCGCTGGTGGAGGCGTTCCGGCGCCGGGACCCGCTGATCGCGGAGCTGGTGAAGGCCCATGTGCTGGGCTGTGCCCCGCGGACGGGCAGCGAGCCCACACCGTGA
- a CDS encoding YafY family protein: MRAARLIKMVLLLQTRASMTAAELARELEVSERTITRDAQALSEAGVPVYADRGRTGGYRLIGGYRTRLTGLARSEAEALFLSGVPGALREMGLEDAASAARLKVSAALLPSLKDASRSAAQRFLLDAPAWFAEPQTPVLLPAVAEAVWDDRRITARYRRDGTDVERELEPYGLVLKAGVWYVCARVTGPGTFRVYRLDRFTSVTADSRRFDRDEAFDLPGFWAEQAELFARSLLRATVVVRLTEAGARRLRHTVDPLSAQEALDGAGPPDGEGRVTLTLPVESYDVAYTQLLSLGPEAEVLEPAELRKRFSEAAARTAAYYRDPD; encoded by the coding sequence ATGCGTGCTGCCCGGCTCATCAAGATGGTGTTGCTCCTGCAGACTCGGGCCTCCATGACCGCCGCCGAGCTGGCGCGCGAGCTGGAGGTGTCCGAGCGGACGATCACGCGGGACGCGCAGGCCCTGTCGGAGGCCGGCGTCCCGGTGTACGCGGACCGGGGCCGCACCGGCGGGTACCGGCTCATCGGCGGCTACCGGACGCGGCTGACGGGACTGGCCCGGAGCGAGGCCGAGGCCCTGTTCCTGTCCGGCGTACCGGGCGCACTGCGCGAGATGGGCCTGGAGGACGCCGCCTCCGCGGCCCGTCTGAAGGTGTCCGCCGCCCTGCTGCCCTCCCTCAAGGACGCCTCCCGCAGCGCGGCCCAGCGCTTCCTCCTGGACGCCCCCGCCTGGTTCGCCGAGCCGCAGACCCCCGTCCTGCTGCCGGCGGTCGCCGAGGCGGTCTGGGACGACCGCCGGATCACCGCGCGCTACCGGCGCGACGGGACCGACGTGGAGCGCGAACTGGAGCCGTACGGACTCGTCCTGAAGGCGGGCGTCTGGTACGTGTGCGCCCGGGTGACCGGGCCCGGCACCTTCCGGGTCTACCGCCTCGACCGGTTCACCTCGGTCACGGCGGACAGCCGGCGCTTCGACCGCGACGAGGCCTTCGACCTGCCGGGTTTCTGGGCGGAGCAGGCCGAGCTGTTCGCGCGCTCGCTCCTGCGGGCGACGGTCGTGGTGCGGCTCACCGAGGCGGGCGCCCGGCGGCTGAGGCACACCGTCGACCCCCTCTCCGCGCAGGAGGCCCTCGACGGGGCGGGCCCGCCCGACGGCGAGGGCCGCGTCACGCTCACGCTGCCGGTCGAGTCGTACGACGTCGCGTACACCCAGCTCCTCTCCCTCGGCCCGGAGGCGGAGGTCCTGGAACCGGCCGAGCTAAGGAAACGTTTCTCCGAGGCGGCGGCCCGGACCGCGGCGTACTACCGCGACCCGGACTGA
- the aceE gene encoding pyruvate dehydrogenase (acetyl-transferring), homodimeric type: MTDLTATQPSELDQLPDRDPEETAEWQASLDAVTEAAGPHRAAYLMRRTLERAEGNGLALPKLLETDYVNTIPTAAEPTVDGDEALEQRITAWNRWNAAAMVTRGAKHGVGGHIATFASAAWLYETGFNHFFKGKESQEAPGSGDQLYIQGHASPGIYARAFLDGRLNEAHLDNFRQEAGGNGLPSYPHPRRLPWLWEFPTVSMGLGPLSAIYQARFNRYLTNRNIKDVSASHVWAFLGDGEMDEPESTAALALAAREGLDNLTFVINCNLQRLDGPVRANFKIVQELEAQFRGAGWNVVKSLWGNAWDELFRLDTTGALVRRLRQVPDAQVQTYQTRDAAYIRQDFFGADPALVELAKLLSDDKILECFHLSRGGHEARKVYAAYKAAVEHKGAPTVILAQTVKGHTLGAGFASKNANHQMKKLSTDEFKQMRDLLELPIPDSRFTDGVVPYGHPGADSPEVRYLQERRAALGGPAPARRTHALAPLPAPADKAFAAFDKGSGSQNVATTMAFVRLVKDLVRDKTSGKRWVPIVPDEARTFGMESLFPSLGIYSPKGQTYEPVDRDQLMYYKEAKDGQILNEGITEAGSMADFIAASTAYSTHGEAMIPFYIFYSMFGWQRTADQMWQLADQLGRGFLVGATAGRTTLTGEGLQHADGHSPVIAATNPAALSYDPAFAYEVATIVKDGLRRMYGEPAPGEDPNVFYYLTVYNEPIPQPAKPSGLGIDEGIVKGLYRFNTAESAGLSPAANAARIQLLGSGTAIHWTLEAQRLLAEEWGVAADVWSATSWTELRRDALEADAALLRGEERVPFVRQALQGAEGPVLAVSDYMRQVPDQIAQWVEQDWSSLGADGFGLSDTRVAARRHFGVDAQSIVVAALAQLARRDEVPASSVKEARERYGL, from the coding sequence ATGACCGACCTCACCGCAACCCAGCCGAGCGAGCTCGACCAGCTCCCGGACCGCGACCCCGAGGAGACCGCCGAATGGCAGGCCTCCCTCGACGCCGTCACCGAGGCGGCCGGGCCGCACCGTGCCGCGTACCTCATGCGGCGCACGCTGGAGCGCGCCGAGGGCAACGGACTCGCGCTGCCCAAGCTGCTCGAGACCGACTACGTCAACACCATCCCGACCGCCGCCGAGCCCACCGTGGACGGCGACGAGGCGCTGGAGCAGCGGATCACCGCGTGGAACCGCTGGAACGCGGCCGCGATGGTGACCCGGGGCGCGAAGCACGGCGTCGGCGGCCACATCGCCACCTTCGCCTCCGCGGCCTGGCTCTACGAGACGGGCTTCAACCACTTCTTCAAGGGCAAGGAGTCGCAGGAGGCCCCCGGGTCCGGCGACCAGCTCTACATCCAGGGCCACGCCTCCCCCGGCATCTACGCCCGCGCCTTCCTCGACGGCCGCCTGAACGAGGCGCACCTCGACAACTTCCGCCAGGAGGCGGGCGGCAACGGCCTCCCGTCGTACCCGCACCCGCGCCGGCTGCCCTGGCTGTGGGAGTTCCCCACGGTGTCGATGGGTCTCGGCCCGCTCTCCGCGATCTACCAGGCGCGCTTCAACCGCTACCTCACCAACCGAAACATCAAGGACGTATCGGCGTCCCACGTGTGGGCGTTCCTCGGTGACGGCGAGATGGACGAGCCCGAGTCGACGGCGGCCCTCGCGCTGGCCGCCCGCGAGGGTCTCGACAACCTGACCTTCGTCATCAACTGCAACCTGCAGCGCCTCGACGGTCCGGTCCGCGCGAACTTCAAGATCGTGCAGGAGCTGGAGGCCCAGTTCCGCGGCGCCGGCTGGAACGTCGTCAAGTCGCTGTGGGGCAACGCCTGGGACGAGCTGTTCCGGCTCGACACCACGGGGGCCCTGGTCCGGCGCCTGCGCCAGGTCCCGGACGCGCAGGTGCAGACGTACCAGACCCGCGACGCCGCCTACATCCGCCAGGACTTCTTCGGCGCCGACCCGGCGCTCGTCGAGCTGGCGAAGCTGCTGAGCGACGACAAGATCCTGGAGTGTTTCCACCTCTCCCGCGGTGGTCACGAGGCGCGCAAGGTGTACGCCGCCTACAAGGCCGCCGTCGAGCACAAGGGCGCTCCGACGGTCATCCTGGCCCAGACGGTCAAGGGTCACACCCTCGGTGCGGGCTTCGCGTCGAAGAACGCCAACCACCAGATGAAGAAGCTGTCGACAGACGAGTTCAAGCAGATGCGCGACCTGCTGGAGCTGCCGATCCCGGACAGCCGGTTCACCGACGGCGTGGTCCCCTACGGCCACCCGGGCGCCGACTCCCCCGAGGTCCGGTACCTCCAGGAGCGCCGCGCGGCCCTCGGCGGCCCGGCCCCGGCCCGTCGTACGCACGCGCTCGCGCCGCTGCCTGCCCCGGCCGACAAGGCGTTCGCGGCCTTCGACAAGGGCTCCGGCTCGCAGAACGTCGCGACGACCATGGCCTTCGTACGCCTGGTCAAGGACCTGGTCCGCGACAAGACGTCCGGGAAGCGCTGGGTGCCGATCGTCCCCGACGAGGCGCGCACCTTCGGCATGGAGAGCCTCTTCCCGTCCCTGGGGATCTACTCGCCCAAGGGGCAGACGTACGAGCCGGTCGACCGCGACCAGCTGATGTACTACAAGGAGGCCAAGGACGGCCAGATCCTCAACGAGGGGATCACCGAGGCCGGTTCCATGGCGGACTTCATCGCCGCGTCGACCGCGTACAGCACGCACGGCGAAGCGATGATCCCGTTCTACATCTTCTACTCGATGTTCGGCTGGCAGCGCACGGCCGACCAGATGTGGCAGCTCGCCGACCAGCTGGGGCGCGGCTTCCTTGTCGGCGCCACGGCGGGCCGTACGACGCTGACGGGCGAGGGCCTGCAGCACGCGGACGGGCACTCGCCGGTCATCGCCGCGACCAACCCGGCCGCGCTGAGTTACGACCCGGCGTTCGCGTACGAGGTCGCCACGATCGTCAAGGACGGTCTGCGCCGGATGTACGGCGAGCCGGCGCCGGGCGAGGACCCGAACGTCTTCTACTACCTCACCGTCTACAACGAGCCGATCCCGCAGCCCGCGAAGCCGTCCGGGCTCGGTATCGACGAGGGCATCGTCAAGGGGCTCTACCGCTTCAACACGGCGGAGTCGGCGGGTCTTTCGCCCGCCGCCAACGCCGCGCGGATCCAGCTGCTGGGTTCCGGTACGGCGATCCACTGGACCCTGGAGGCGCAGAGGCTGCTCGCCGAGGAGTGGGGTGTGGCCGCGGACGTCTGGTCCGCCACGTCCTGGACGGAGCTGCGGCGGGACGCGCTGGAGGCCGACGCGGCGCTGCTGCGCGGCGAGGAGCGGGTGCCGTTCGTGCGGCAGGCGCTGCAGGGGGCCGAGGGGCCCGTGCTCGCCGTCTCCGACTACATGCGGCAGGTGCCGGACCAGATCGCGCAGTGGGTCGAGCAGGACTGGTCGTCGCTCGGCGCGGACGGGTTCGGTCTGTCCGACACCCGGGTCGCGGCGCGCCGGCACTTCGGTGTCGACGCGCAGTCGATCGTGGTCGCGGCGCTGGCGCAGCTCGCGCGGCGGGACGAGGTGCCGGCTTCCTCGGTGAAGGAAGCGCGGGAACGGTACGGCCTGTAG
- a CDS encoding DUF4240 domain-containing protein, with the protein MDETQFWELVDGAREAAEGDPEEQADLLVERLLRLDPEMVLDFARHFEARYNRAYTWDLWGAAWILLDGAGDDAFDFFRCWLIGQGRETYEGAVHDPDQLAELLADFDDEVDGDAEELGYAADEAYEQLTGAVAPDLGIPAAPAEPLGTAFDLEDQSLLAERFPRLWDRFAG; encoded by the coding sequence ATGGACGAGACGCAGTTCTGGGAGTTGGTGGACGGGGCCCGCGAGGCCGCCGAGGGCGACCCCGAGGAGCAGGCCGACCTGCTCGTCGAACGGCTCCTGCGGCTGGACCCGGAGATGGTCCTCGACTTCGCCCGTCACTTCGAGGCCCGCTACAACCGCGCGTACACCTGGGACCTGTGGGGTGCCGCGTGGATCCTGCTCGACGGGGCCGGCGACGACGCCTTCGACTTCTTCCGCTGCTGGCTGATCGGCCAGGGCCGGGAGACCTACGAGGGTGCCGTGCACGACCCGGACCAACTGGCCGAGCTGCTCGCGGACTTCGATGACGAGGTCGACGGGGACGCGGAGGAGCTGGGGTACGCGGCGGACGAGGCGTACGAGCAGCTCACCGGCGCGGTCGCGCCCGACCTGGGTATTCCGGCGGCGCCTGCCGAGCCGCTGGGCACCGCGTTCGACCTGGAGGACCAGTCGCTGCTGGCGGAACGGTTCCCCCGGCTGTGGGACCGGTTCGCGGGCTGA
- the lpdA gene encoding dihydrolipoyl dehydrogenase: MANDASTVFDLVILGGGSGGYAAALRGAQLGLDVALIEKNKLGGTCLHNGCIPTKALLHAGEIADQARESEQFGVKATFEGIDIAAVHKYKDDVISGLYKGLQGLVSSRKVTYIEGEGRLSSPTSVDVNGQRVQGRHVLLATGSVPKSLPGLEIDGNRIISSDHALTLDRVPQSAIVLGGGVIGVEFASAWKSFGTDVTVVEGLKHLVPVEDENSSKLLERAFRKRGIKFNLGTFFDKAEYTQDGVRVTLADGKTFEAEILLVAIGRGPVSAGLGYEEQGVAMDRGYVLVDEYMRTNVPTVSAVGDLVPTLQLAHVGFAEGILVAERLAGLKTVPIDYDGVPRVTYCHPEVASVGITEAKAKEIYGADKVVALKYNLAGNGKSKILKTAGEIKLVQVKDGAVVGVHMVGDRMGEQVGEAQLIYNWEALPAEVAQLIHAHPTQNEAMGEAHLALAGKPLHSHD; encoded by the coding sequence GTGGCGAACGACGCCAGCACCGTTTTCGACCTAGTGATCCTCGGCGGTGGTAGCGGCGGCTACGCCGCGGCCCTGCGCGGAGCGCAGCTGGGCCTGGACGTCGCCCTGATCGAGAAGAACAAGCTCGGCGGCACCTGCCTGCACAACGGCTGCATCCCCACCAAGGCCCTGCTGCACGCCGGCGAGATCGCCGACCAGGCACGCGAGAGCGAGCAGTTCGGTGTCAAGGCCACCTTCGAGGGCATCGACATCGCCGCCGTCCACAAGTACAAGGACGACGTGATCAGCGGCCTCTACAAGGGCCTGCAGGGTCTGGTGAGCTCGCGCAAGGTGACGTACATCGAGGGTGAGGGCCGCCTGTCGTCCCCGACCTCCGTGGACGTCAACGGCCAGCGGGTCCAGGGCCGCCACGTGCTGCTCGCGACCGGCTCCGTGCCGAAGTCGCTGCCGGGCCTGGAGATCGACGGCAACCGCATCATCTCCTCGGACCACGCGCTGACGCTGGACCGCGTCCCGCAGTCCGCGATCGTGCTGGGCGGCGGCGTCATCGGCGTCGAGTTCGCCTCCGCGTGGAAGTCCTTCGGCACCGACGTCACGGTCGTCGAGGGTCTCAAGCACCTCGTCCCGGTCGAGGACGAGAACAGCTCCAAGCTTCTTGAGCGCGCGTTCCGCAAGCGCGGCATCAAGTTCAACCTCGGCACGTTCTTCGACAAGGCCGAGTACACGCAGGACGGCGTCCGCGTGACCCTCGCCGACGGCAAGACCTTCGAGGCCGAGATCCTCCTGGTCGCCATCGGCCGCGGCCCGGTCTCCGCCGGTCTCGGTTACGAGGAGCAGGGCGTCGCCATGGACCGCGGCTACGTCCTGGTCGACGAGTACATGCGCACCAACGTGCCGACCGTCTCGGCCGTGGGTGACCTGGTCCCGACGCTCCAGCTCGCGCACGTCGGCTTCGCCGAGGGCATCCTGGTGGCGGAGCGTCTGGCCGGTCTCAAGACCGTCCCGATCGACTACGACGGCGTGCCCCGGGTGACGTACTGCCACCCCGAGGTCGCCTCCGTGGGCATCACCGAGGCCAAGGCCAAGGAGATCTACGGTGCGGACAAGGTCGTCGCTCTGAAGTACAACCTCGCGGGCAACGGCAAGAGCAAGATCCTCAAGACCGCGGGCGAGATCAAGCTCGTCCAGGTCAAGGACGGTGCCGTGGTCGGCGTCCACATGGTCGGTGACCGCATGGGCGAGCAGGTGGGCGAAGCCCAGCTGATCTACAACTGGGAGGCGCTGCCCGCCGAGGTGGCGCAGCTCATCCACGCCCACCCGACGCAGAACGAGGCGATGGGCGAGGCCCACCTCGCTCTCGCGGGCAAGCCGCTGCACTCGCACGACTGA
- a CDS encoding SDR family oxidoreductase, which produces METTERTLQGNTGPLSGRIALVAGATRGAGRATAVELGRAGATVYVTGRTTREHVSEVGRSSETIEGTAELVDAAAGAGGRGIAVPTDHLEPEQVRALVDRIDKEQGRLDILVNDLWGGDVHLDFTAEKQPDLWEMDLGKGLRVMRLGIESHLVTSHCALPLLIRNPGGLLVEVTDGTEEYNRRYRKPLFYDLAKTAPIRMAYGLGEELKEYGCTAVCVTPGWLRSEAMLDTAFEVTEENWRDACAQVPHFAISETPTYVGRALVALAADPGVARFNGRSLSSGGLAQEYGFTDVDGSAPDAWRYLLEVESQGRPADVTGYR; this is translated from the coding sequence ATGGAGACAACGGAACGAACACTGCAGGGGAACACGGGGCCGCTGAGCGGGAGGATCGCCCTGGTGGCGGGGGCCACCCGCGGCGCCGGACGGGCCACGGCGGTCGAACTGGGACGCGCGGGAGCCACGGTGTACGTCACCGGCCGCACGACCCGCGAGCACGTCAGCGAGGTCGGCAGGAGCAGCGAGACGATCGAGGGGACGGCCGAACTGGTCGACGCGGCCGCCGGTGCCGGGGGCCGGGGCATCGCCGTACCGACGGACCACCTCGAACCGGAGCAGGTACGGGCCCTGGTCGACCGCATCGACAAGGAACAGGGCCGCCTCGACATCCTCGTCAACGACCTCTGGGGCGGCGACGTCCACCTCGACTTCACGGCGGAGAAGCAGCCCGACCTGTGGGAGATGGACCTCGGCAAGGGGCTGCGGGTCATGCGCCTCGGCATCGAGTCGCACCTCGTCACCAGCCACTGCGCACTGCCGCTGCTGATCCGCAACCCCGGCGGACTGCTCGTCGAGGTCACCGACGGCACCGAGGAGTACAACCGGCGCTACCGCAAGCCGCTGTTCTACGACCTGGCCAAGACCGCGCCGATCCGGATGGCGTACGGCCTCGGGGAGGAGCTGAAGGAGTACGGCTGCACGGCGGTCTGCGTCACGCCCGGCTGGCTGCGCTCGGAGGCGATGCTCGACACCGCGTTCGAGGTGACCGAGGAGAACTGGCGGGACGCCTGCGCACAGGTCCCGCACTTCGCGATCTCCGAGACACCGACCTACGTCGGGCGCGCCCTGGTCGCGCTCGCCGCCGACCCCGGCGTGGCCCGCTTCAACGGGCGGTCGCTGTCCAGCGGCGGCCTCGCCCAGGAGTACGGCTTCACCGACGTGGACGGTTCGGCGCCCGACGCCTGGCGCTATCTGCTGGAGGTGGAGTCGCAGGGCAGACCGGCGGACGTGACCGGCTACCGGTAG
- the sucB gene encoding 2-oxoglutarate dehydrogenase, E2 component, dihydrolipoamide succinyltransferase, with product MAVSVTLPALGESVTEGTVTRWLKAEGERVEADEPLLEVSTDKVDTEIPSPAAGVLASIKVAEDETVEVGAELAVIDDGSGAPAAAEPAPAAEPEPAQAPAAEESAPEPAPQTTPSTETDAPAPAPTAEAASGGSSAEGTDVVLPALGESVTEGTVTRWLKEVGEEVAEDEPLLEVSTDKVDTEIPSPTSGVLLEIVVGEDETAEVGAKLAVIGAPGAAPAAAPAAAPAPAEPAPAPAAAAPAPAPAPAAPAAPAAPAAPAPAAPAPQAPTAPAPQQQRTPAPEPVPAAPVPAPAPVTPAPAPAATSGDDGAYVTPLVRKLAAENSVDLSTVKGTGVGGRIRKQDVITAAEAAKAAAATPAPAAAAAPAAAKKAPALEASPLRGQTVKMPRIRKVIGDNMVKALHEQAQLSSVVEVDVTRLMRLRGKAKDSFAAREGVKLSPMPFFVKAAAQALKAHPAVNARINVDEGTITYFDTESVGIAVDSEKGLMTPVIKHAGDLNIAGIAKATAELAGKVRANKITPDELSGATFTISNTGSRGALFDTIIVPPNQVAILGIGATVKRPAVIETEEGTVIGVRDMTYLTLSYDHRLVDGADAARYLTAVKAILEAGEFEVELGL from the coding sequence ATGGCGGTTTCCGTAACCCTTCCGGCGCTCGGCGAGAGCGTCACCGAGGGCACTGTCACCCGCTGGCTGAAGGCCGAGGGCGAGCGCGTCGAGGCCGACGAGCCGCTGCTCGAGGTGTCCACCGACAAGGTCGACACCGAGATCCCCTCCCCCGCAGCCGGTGTGCTCGCCTCCATCAAGGTCGCCGAGGACGAGACCGTCGAGGTCGGCGCCGAACTGGCCGTCATCGACGACGGCTCGGGCGCGCCCGCCGCCGCCGAGCCCGCTCCGGCCGCCGAGCCCGAGCCCGCGCAGGCTCCCGCCGCCGAGGAGTCCGCTCCGGAGCCGGCCCCGCAGACCACCCCGTCCACCGAGACCGACGCTCCGGCGCCGGCCCCGACCGCCGAGGCCGCCTCCGGCGGCAGCAGCGCCGAGGGCACCGACGTGGTGCTTCCGGCGCTGGGCGAGTCGGTCACCGAGGGCACCGTCACGCGGTGGCTCAAGGAGGTCGGCGAGGAGGTCGCGGAGGACGAGCCGCTGCTCGAGGTCTCCACCGACAAGGTCGACACCGAGATCCCGTCGCCCACCTCCGGTGTGCTGCTCGAGATCGTGGTCGGCGAGGACGAGACCGCCGAGGTCGGTGCCAAGCTGGCCGTCATCGGCGCTCCCGGCGCGGCTCCGGCCGCCGCCCCGGCTGCGGCTCCCGCCCCGGCCGAGCCGGCTCCGGCACCCGCCGCCGCTGCCCCGGCTCCGGCTCCGGCTCCGGCCGCCCCTGCGGCTCCGGCCGCTCCGGCCGCTCCGGCCCCCGCTGCTCCGGCTCCGCAGGCGCCCACGGCTCCCGCCCCGCAGCAGCAGCGGACCCCGGCTCCCGAACCGGTTCCGGCCGCGCCGGTACCGGCGCCCGCCCCCGTCACCCCGGCCCCGGCGCCCGCCGCGACCTCCGGTGACGACGGCGCGTACGTGACCCCGCTGGTGCGCAAGCTCGCCGCCGAGAACAGCGTCGACCTGTCCACCGTCAAGGGCACCGGCGTCGGTGGCCGTATCCGCAAGCAGGACGTCATCACCGCCGCCGAGGCCGCGAAGGCCGCCGCCGCGACGCCGGCCCCGGCCGCTGCCGCCGCACCGGCCGCCGCGAAGAAGGCTCCGGCCCTGGAGGCCTCTCCGCTGCGTGGCCAGACCGTGAAGATGCCCCGCATCCGCAAGGTCATCGGCGACAACATGGTGAAGGCCCTGCACGAGCAGGCCCAGCTGTCCTCGGTCGTCGAGGTCGACGTCACCCGGCTGATGAGGCTCCGCGGGAAGGCGAAGGACTCCTTCGCGGCCCGTGAGGGCGTCAAGCTCTCCCCGATGCCGTTCTTCGTGAAGGCGGCGGCCCAGGCGCTGAAGGCCCACCCGGCCGTCAACGCCCGGATCAACGTCGACGAGGGCACGATCACCTACTTCGACACCGAGAGCGTCGGTATCGCGGTGGACTCCGAGAAGGGCCTGATGACCCCGGTCATCAAGCACGCGGGCGACCTGAACATCGCCGGTATCGCCAAGGCCACCGCCGAGCTGGCGGGCAAGGTCCGGGCGAACAAGATCACCCCGGACGAGCTGTCCGGCGCGACCTTCACGATCAGCAACACCGGCTCGCGCGGCGCGCTCTTCGACACGATCATCGTGCCGCCGAACCAGGTCGCGATCCTGGGCATCGGTGCCACGGTCAAGCGTCCGGCCGTCATCGAGACGGAGGAGGGCACGGTCATCGGCGTCCGCGACATGACGTACCTGACGCTCTCCTACGACCACCGGCTGGTGGACGGCGCCGACGCCGCCCGTTACCTGACGGCGGTCAAGGCGATCCTGGAGGCGGGCGAGTTCGAGGTCGAGCTCGGCCTGTAG
- a CDS encoding peptidoglycan recognition protein, with protein MCAHRTPPPRPSRGVPRGPRGRTRTRRGARRSLLARVPRRLRVTVACLPGLAAVAGLVLCAVGIDRTAGGAARFVAARPAAGHKAPRPVIVPRERWLGDASATQAPTRYADRVSAVFVHHTDSPNGYDCADAPRIIQYLYTGQAGVRHWDDIGYNFLVDRCGTVYEGRAGGTARAVVGAHTQGFNVGTAGIAALGTFTAGAEVPRAMTDAIAAVAAWKLGLTDIDPRASVRLVSTNSLSRYPAGSRGTFTAVSGHTDGYWTACPGAALMARLPEIRQRAARLQGRR; from the coding sequence ATGTGCGCCCACCGGACCCCGCCCCCGCGCCCCTCCCGGGGCGTGCCGCGCGGACCGCGCGGGCGCACGCGCACGCGCCGGGGTGCGCGCCGGTCGCTCCTGGCCCGCGTCCCCCGCCGGCTGCGCGTCACGGTGGCCTGCCTCCCCGGGCTCGCGGCCGTCGCCGGGCTGGTGCTGTGCGCCGTGGGGATCGACCGGACGGCGGGCGGCGCCGCCCGCTTCGTGGCGGCCCGTCCCGCGGCCGGGCACAAGGCCCCCCGACCCGTGATCGTGCCGCGGGAGCGCTGGCTCGGCGACGCCTCGGCCACCCAGGCACCCACCCGGTACGCCGACCGCGTGTCCGCCGTCTTCGTGCACCACACCGACTCGCCGAACGGCTACGACTGCGCCGACGCGCCGCGCATCATCCAGTACCTGTACACGGGCCAGGCCGGGGTCCGGCACTGGGACGACATCGGCTACAACTTCCTCGTCGACCGCTGCGGCACCGTCTACGAGGGCCGGGCGGGCGGCACCGCCCGTGCCGTCGTCGGCGCCCACACCCAGGGCTTCAACGTGGGCACGGCCGGCATCGCCGCGCTCGGCACCTTCACCGCGGGCGCGGAGGTCCCCAGGGCGATGACCGACGCCATCGCCGCCGTCGCCGCCTGGAAACTGGGGCTCACGGACATCGACCCGCGCGCCTCCGTACGCCTCGTCTCCACCAACAGCCTGAGCAGGTACCCGGCGGGCAGCCGCGGCACGTTCACGGCCGTCTCCGGGCACACCGACGGCTACTGGACGGCGTGCCCGGGCGCCGCGCTCATGGCCAGGCTCCCCGAGATCAGACAGCGCGCCGCCCGGCTGCAGGGGCGCCGCTGA